In Hasllibacter sp. MH4015, the following proteins share a genomic window:
- a CDS encoding PhoH family protein → MNTLSETDPTGQAPVSAESPEHILTFPDNRLLIELCGEFDRNLAQVEHLLSVHILRRGNELAILGDAKDRAAEVLQGLYERVEAGKSLEPGDIDAAVRLGGSGEGTGTRDGDQIEMFKGGTLEIGTRKKTVEPRTQAQQNYVRALYDHELAFGIGPAGTGKTYLAVAVAVNQMMSGHVDKIILSRPAVEAGERLGFLPGDMKDKVDPYMQPLYDALNDFLPGKQLAKLIEEKTIEIAPLAFMRGRTLSNAYVVLDEAQNATSMQMKMFLTRLGQGSRMVITGDRSQVDLPRGVTSGLSDAERILDGVKGISFNYFTAKDVVRHHMVAKIIEAYDKDAPAG, encoded by the coding sequence ATCAACACGCTGTCTGAGACCGACCCGACCGGCCAAGCGCCCGTATCCGCCGAATCCCCCGAACACATCCTGACCTTCCCCGACAATCGCCTGCTGATCGAGTTATGCGGCGAATTCGACCGCAACCTCGCGCAGGTGGAACACCTGCTGTCGGTCCACATCCTTCGCCGTGGCAACGAGCTTGCCATTCTGGGCGATGCCAAGGACCGCGCGGCAGAAGTGTTGCAAGGCCTCTACGAGCGGGTGGAGGCTGGTAAATCGCTGGAACCGGGCGATATCGACGCCGCTGTGCGCCTCGGCGGCTCGGGCGAGGGCACCGGCACGCGGGATGGCGATCAGATCGAGATGTTCAAGGGCGGCACGCTGGAGATCGGCACCCGCAAGAAGACGGTCGAGCCGCGCACACAGGCGCAGCAGAACTATGTCCGCGCGCTCTACGATCACGAATTGGCCTTCGGGATTGGCCCCGCAGGCACCGGCAAGACCTACCTCGCCGTCGCGGTCGCCGTGAACCAGATGATGAGCGGACATGTCGACAAGATCATCCTCAGCCGACCGGCGGTGGAGGCGGGCGAACGGCTCGGCTTTCTTCCCGGCGACATGAAGGACAAGGTCGATCCGTACATGCAGCCGCTTTACGACGCGCTGAACGACTTCCTGCCGGGCAAGCAATTGGCCAAGCTGATCGAGGAAAAGACGATCGAGATCGCGCCGCTGGCCTTCATGCGCGGGCGCACCCTGTCGAATGCCTACGTGGTGCTGGACGAGGCGCAGAATGCCACCTCGATGCAGATGAAGATGTTCCTCACGCGCCTGGGGCAGGGCAGCCGGATGGTCATCACCGGCGACCGGTCACAGGTTGACCTGCCGCGCGGCGTGACCAGCGGCCTGTCGGATGCGGAACGGATTCTCGACGGGGTGAAGGGCATTTCCTTCAACTATTTCACGGCAAAGGATGTCGTGCGCCACCACATGGTCGCGAAGATCATCGAAGCCTACGACAAGGATGCGCCGGCGGGCTGA
- a CDS encoding GNAT family N-acetyltransferase — protein MTQHDFTLRRARTQDAQDLTTIITASGLFSPAEAEGFGDNLPDMLSGDDATWFRLDHGTLIAGAAYLTRDGINEDVFNLLFIAVAGAFRGRGGGAALISAAEDAAKADGGRLLLIGRSDGAEQSRARAVYRAAGYVQQGKIADYYAAGLAKVIFAKAL, from the coding sequence TTGACCCAACATGACTTCACCCTGCGCCGGGCGCGGACCCAAGATGCGCAGGACCTCACCACAATCATCACCGCAAGTGGCCTTTTTTCTCCGGCGGAAGCTGAGGGCTTCGGCGATAACCTGCCCGATATGCTGTCGGGGGACGACGCGACCTGGTTCCGGCTCGACCACGGCACCTTGATCGCCGGGGCCGCCTACCTGACCAGGGACGGCATCAACGAAGATGTGTTCAACCTGCTCTTCATCGCCGTGGCCGGTGCCTTTCGTGGCCGGGGCGGCGGTGCGGCCCTGATCTCGGCGGCGGAGGATGCGGCAAAGGCGGATGGCGGACGTCTGCTGCTGATCGGGAGGAGCGACGGTGCGGAGCAATCCCGCGCCCGCGCGGTCTATCGCGCGGCCGGGTATGTGCAACAGGGCAAGATCGCCGATTACTACGCGGCTGGTCTCGCCAAGGTGATTTTCGCCAAGGCCCTCTGA
- the ybeY gene encoding rRNA maturation RNase YbeY — MEIDILIEAPAWDAVALEELAQTAAEATLRELALEPEHFALSVLACDDARIAVLNAEFRGKQTPTNVLSWPATDCASAIAGQMPDLPAPDPVGPPEEIGDIALAFETCAREADEAGKTLPHHLSHLIVHGVLHCLGFDHETDPDAALMEGLETRILARLGVPDPY, encoded by the coding sequence ATGGAGATCGACATTTTGATCGAAGCGCCCGCATGGGACGCCGTGGCGCTGGAGGAGCTGGCCCAGACCGCCGCGGAGGCCACGCTGCGCGAACTCGCGTTGGAGCCGGAGCATTTCGCGCTGTCCGTGCTGGCCTGCGACGATGCCCGGATCGCGGTGTTGAATGCGGAGTTTCGCGGCAAGCAGACGCCGACGAATGTTCTGTCCTGGCCCGCTACAGACTGCGCGTCGGCAATTGCGGGACAGATGCCGGACCTGCCCGCCCCCGATCCGGTCGGCCCACCGGAGGAGATCGGCGATATTGCGCTGGCATTCGAGACCTGTGCGCGTGAAGCGGACGAGGCCGGCAAGACCCTGCCACATCACCTGAGCCATCTGATCGTGCATGGCGTGCTGCATTGCCTTGGATTCGACCACGAAACCGACCCTGATGCCGCACTCATGGAGGGGTTGGAGACGCGTATACTTGCCAGATTGGGTGTCCCTGACCCATATTAG
- a CDS encoding transporter associated domain-containing protein, with protein sequence MSSNPDPSSPAARGAPSDDDDPSPERPGFFARLFGNAGNGADPDDAPNSTDEATPTVLGPRLPSMSNLRQMRVEDVSIPRAEIVSVASDIGLDELVQVFRDSGLTRLPVYDGTLDEPIGLVHLKDIALQHGFNGDGAEFILSESLRPVLYVPPSMPIGVLLTKMQADRIHMALVIDEYGGVDGLLTIEDLIEQVIGEIEDEHDVEEAQHWTREDDGAFLALARAPLDEFESEIGLDLVDETEEEEVDTLGGLVFLLSGRVPARGEVVPHPSGVEFEVIDADPRRIKRLRVRLPQDEAAE encoded by the coding sequence ATGAGCTCAAACCCTGATCCGTCGTCTCCCGCGGCGCGTGGCGCGCCCTCGGACGATGATGACCCCTCGCCTGAACGGCCCGGGTTCTTTGCACGCTTGTTCGGAAATGCCGGTAACGGCGCTGACCCGGACGATGCCCCCAATTCCACAGATGAAGCCACTCCGACCGTTCTGGGCCCCCGGCTGCCGAGCATGTCGAATCTGCGCCAGATGCGGGTGGAGGACGTATCCATCCCGCGCGCGGAGATCGTGTCGGTCGCCAGCGACATCGGGCTGGACGAATTGGTGCAGGTGTTCCGCGACAGCGGCCTGACGCGCCTGCCGGTCTATGACGGGACGCTGGATGAACCCATCGGCCTCGTGCATCTCAAGGACATCGCGTTGCAGCACGGCTTCAACGGGGACGGGGCGGAGTTCATCTTGTCGGAATCCCTGCGCCCGGTGCTGTACGTCCCGCCCTCGATGCCGATCGGCGTGCTTCTGACGAAGATGCAGGCGGATCGCATCCATATGGCACTGGTGATTGATGAATATGGTGGCGTCGACGGGCTTCTGACCATCGAGGATCTGATCGAACAGGTCATCGGTGAGATCGAGGATGAACACGACGTCGAGGAGGCGCAGCACTGGACGCGGGAAGACGATGGCGCATTCCTCGCGCTGGCCCGCGCGCCGCTCGATGAGTTTGAATCCGAGATCGGCCTCGACCTCGTGGACGAGACGGAGGAGGAGGAAGTCGATACGCTCGGCGGCCTGGTCTTCCTCCTGTCAGGCCGGGTGCCCGCGCGCGGTGAAGTCGTGCCGCATCCCTCGGGCGTGGAATTCGAAGTGATCGACGCCGATCCGCGGCGCATCAAGCGCCTGCGCGTCCGTCTGCCCCAGGACGAGGCGGCGGAGTGA
- the lnt gene encoding apolipoprotein N-acyltransferase, whose amino-acid sequence MSDADTPDGGLTRWQSRALAVLAGGVAALSLPPFEAWYAMFPALALVTILVARSATPKHAFAMAWWAGLGWFGLAMHWIVQPFFVDAAATGWMAPFALVLMAGGLALFWAVPGWVAARLTGPGAGRAMAFAGLWALSEYARGHVLTGLPWAEPGHGLIGTEALALSALGGPLALTLVVLLLSAGSAALYLRTGPALAGLPLAAGLAIGLIPWAGPAPAPTDHLVRIVQINAPQHLKWQRDMIPVFFQRALDLTSSAPGPSGAPDLVVWPETSLPTILRDSETPRARMAEAAGDARIIVGGQRYAGIEPRNILALLAPDGEITQVYDKHHLVPFGEYIPLRGLADRLGLSGLAQQMASGYRPGAGPGLVDVGPLGRAFPMICYEAIFPRYIARLDRPDFMVQITNDAWFGSFAMPYQHLALARLRAAEQGLPMIRAANTGVSAMIDARGRVVEALPMDVHGVLDVPLPAALPPTPYARMGDLPALLVALIATALGLVAARRAGVH is encoded by the coding sequence GTGAGCGATGCCGATACGCCCGACGGGGGCCTGACGCGCTGGCAATCCCGCGCGTTGGCCGTCTTGGCGGGCGGTGTGGCCGCTCTGTCCCTTCCACCGTTCGAGGCATGGTACGCGATGTTCCCGGCCCTCGCGCTTGTGACGATTCTCGTGGCCCGGTCCGCCACGCCGAAGCACGCCTTCGCGATGGCATGGTGGGCCGGTCTGGGCTGGTTCGGGCTCGCGATGCACTGGATCGTGCAACCGTTTTTCGTGGATGCCGCCGCGACGGGCTGGATGGCCCCTTTCGCGCTTGTCCTGATGGCGGGCGGTCTGGCCCTGTTCTGGGCCGTGCCGGGCTGGGTCGCGGCGCGCCTGACGGGGCCGGGGGCGGGCCGTGCCATGGCCTTCGCCGGGCTTTGGGCGCTGTCGGAATACGCCCGCGGCCACGTGCTGACCGGCCTGCCATGGGCGGAACCGGGCCACGGTCTGATCGGGACGGAGGCGTTGGCGCTGTCGGCGCTTGGGGGACCATTGGCGCTCACGCTGGTGGTTTTGCTGCTGTCCGCAGGCTCCGCCGCGCTCTACCTGCGGACCGGCCCCGCGCTGGCGGGTCTGCCCCTCGCCGCCGGCCTCGCAATCGGACTGATCCCATGGGCCGGACCCGCCCCCGCGCCGACCGACCATCTCGTGCGGATCGTCCAGATCAACGCGCCCCAGCACCTGAAATGGCAACGCGACATGATCCCGGTCTTCTTCCAGCGGGCGCTGGACCTCACGTCCTCCGCGCCGGGGCCTTCGGGCGCCCCGGACCTGGTTGTCTGGCCCGAAACCTCGCTTCCCACCATCTTGCGCGATTCCGAAACGCCGCGCGCCCGCATGGCGGAGGCGGCGGGCGACGCCCGGATCATCGTGGGCGGGCAACGCTATGCGGGGATCGAGCCGCGCAATATCCTCGCGCTGCTCGCCCCGGACGGAGAAATCACTCAGGTCTACGACAAGCACCACCTTGTGCCCTTCGGCGAATACATCCCCCTGCGCGGGCTGGCCGACCGGTTGGGTCTCAGCGGATTGGCGCAACAGATGGCAAGCGGCTACCGCCCCGGCGCAGGCCCCGGCCTGGTGGATGTCGGCCCCCTCGGCCGCGCCTTCCCGATGATCTGCTACGAGGCGATCTTCCCCCGTTACATCGCCCGTCTCGACCGGCCCGATTTCATGGTGCAGATCACCAACGATGCGTGGTTCGGCAGTTTCGCCATGCCCTACCAGCATCTGGCCCTTGCGCGTCTTCGCGCCGCCGAACAGGGGCTGCCGATGATCCGCGCCGCGAATACCGGTGTCTCCGCCATGATTGATGCGCGGGGGCGCGTGGTGGAGGCCTTGCCGATGGACGTGCACGGGGTGCTCGACGTGCCGCTGCCCGCCGCGTTGCCGCCCACGCCCTACGCGCGCATGGGCGATCTGCCCGCGCTGCTTGTCGCCCTAATTGCCACAGCGCTTGGGCTTGTTGCCGCACGGCGCGCCGGCGTGCATTGA
- the metK gene encoding methionine adenosyltransferase, which produces MARDNYLFTSESVSEGHPDKVCDRISDAVLDAFLAEEPEARVAAETFATTNRVVIGGEVGLSDQDKLKEYMGRIDAIARDCIRDIGYEQDKFHHETVEITNLLHEQSAHIAQGVDAAENKDEGAGDQGIMFGFAVNETPELMPAPICYAHNILKRLADERKSGAEPALGPDAKSQLSVRYENGMPVGVTSIVLSTQHLDESLTSDDVRAIVEPYIREELPDGWISDDTVWHVNPTGKFVIGGPDGDAGLTGRKIIVDTYGGAAPHGGGAFSGKDPTKVDRSAAYAARYLAKNVVAAGLAHRCTIQLSYAIGVASPLSIYCDTHQTGEVHEAEIERALGRVMDLTPRGIRTHLGMNKPIYQRTAAYGHFGRAPEADGGFSWERTDLVDAIKGAL; this is translated from the coding sequence ATGGCGCGCGATAACTACCTCTTCACTTCGGAATCCGTTTCCGAAGGGCATCCCGACAAGGTTTGCGACCGGATTTCCGACGCTGTTCTCGACGCCTTCCTGGCCGAAGAACCCGAAGCGCGCGTCGCGGCAGAGACCTTCGCCACCACCAACCGCGTGGTGATCGGCGGTGAAGTGGGCCTGAGCGATCAGGACAAGCTGAAGGAATACATGGGCCGCATCGACGCCATCGCGCGCGACTGCATTCGCGACATCGGCTATGAGCAGGACAAGTTCCACCACGAGACGGTGGAAATCACCAACCTGCTGCACGAGCAATCCGCCCATATCGCCCAGGGCGTCGATGCCGCCGAAAACAAGGATGAGGGCGCGGGCGACCAGGGGATCATGTTCGGCTTCGCGGTCAACGAAACGCCCGAACTGATGCCCGCCCCGATCTGCTATGCCCACAACATCCTCAAGCGGCTGGCCGATGAACGTAAATCCGGGGCGGAGCCTGCGCTGGGACCGGACGCGAAATCGCAATTGTCGGTGCGCTACGAAAACGGCATGCCGGTCGGCGTGACCTCCATCGTCTTGTCCACACAGCATCTTGACGAGAGCCTCACCTCCGACGACGTGCGCGCCATCGTGGAGCCCTATATCCGCGAAGAACTGCCCGACGGCTGGATTTCCGACGACACGGTCTGGCACGTGAACCCCACGGGCAAATTCGTGATCGGCGGGCCGGATGGCGATGCGGGCCTGACCGGGCGCAAGATCATAGTGGATACCTATGGTGGCGCGGCGCCCCATGGCGGCGGCGCGTTTTCCGGCAAGGATCCTACCAAGGTCGACCGCTCAGCCGCCTATGCGGCGCGCTACCTGGCCAAGAACGTCGTGGCCGCAGGCCTCGCCCATCGCTGCACGATCCAGTTGAGCTACGCGATCGGCGTTGCCTCGCCCCTGTCGATCTATTGTGACACGCACCAGACGGGTGAGGTTCACGAGGCAGAGATCGAGCGCGCCTTGGGTCGGGTCATGGACCTGACGCCGCGCGGCATCCGCACCCATCTGGGCATGAATAAGCCGATCTACCAACGGACCGCGGCTTACGGCCATTTCGGACGCGCGCCCGAGGCCGATGGCGGCTTCTCGTGGGAGCGCACGGATCTGGTCGATGCGATCAAGGGCGCACTCTGA
- a CDS encoding tRNA (guanosine(46)-N(7))-methyltransferase TrmB — protein sequence MERPHRNFYGRRKGQHLKDSQERYLAEDLDALSPGDVDWDANPDRTPLDLDALFGGRDVWLEVGFGGGEHLVHQAASNPDVGILGCEPYINGVAMLLGKIRKAGVENLRVYPGDARDMFDVLPDASISRAFLLYPDPWPKKRHHRRRFVTPEHLDPLARVLKPGAEFRVATDIPDYVRQTLEEVPGPGFEWLAEGPSDWREPWMDWFSTRYEQKALREGRVPHYLTFRRAG from the coding sequence ATGGAACGCCCCCATCGCAATTTCTACGGCCGCCGCAAGGGCCAGCACCTGAAAGACAGCCAAGAACGGTATCTGGCGGAGGATCTGGACGCCCTGTCGCCGGGGGATGTCGATTGGGATGCGAACCCAGATCGCACGCCTCTCGACCTCGACGCGCTCTTCGGCGGACGCGATGTCTGGCTTGAGGTCGGCTTCGGCGGGGGGGAGCATCTGGTCCATCAAGCGGCGAGCAACCCCGATGTCGGCATCCTCGGATGCGAGCCCTATATCAACGGCGTTGCCATGCTTCTGGGCAAGATCCGTAAGGCGGGCGTCGAGAATCTGCGCGTCTATCCCGGTGATGCGCGCGACATGTTCGATGTGCTGCCCGACGCAAGCATCTCCAGGGCTTTCCTGCTCTACCCCGATCCGTGGCCCAAGAAACGCCACCACCGCAGGCGCTTCGTCACGCCCGAACACCTCGATCCCTTGGCGCGCGTCCTGAAACCCGGCGCCGAGTTTCGTGTGGCCACCGACATCCCCGACTACGTGCGCCAGACACTTGAAGAAGTGCCGGGGCCCGGTTTTGAGTGGCTTGCCGAAGGTCCGTCTGATTGGCGCGAGCCGTGGATGGATTGGTTCTCGACCCGCTACGAACAAAAGGCCCTGCGCGAAGGCCGCGTGCCGCATTACTTGACCTTTCGGCGAGCCGGATGA
- the aroA gene encoding 3-phosphoshikimate 1-carboxyvinyltransferase, which translates to MSSHGDPQPMTARRGGALNGVAEVPGDKSISHRSLILGAMAVGETRVTGLLEGQDVLDTAAAMRAFGAEVTREGDGTWSIHGVGVGGFAEPEDVIDCGNSGTGVRLLMGAMATTPISVTFTGDASLRSRPMARVTDPLSLFGTQSYGRAQGQLPMTLVGAAHPLPVRYTTPVPSAQVKSAVLLAGLNAPGQTVVIEAEATRDHSERMLAGFGAQITTEVTEEGRVITLTGQPELKPQTIAVPRDPSSAAFPVCAALICEGSDVVVPNIGLNPTRAGLFETLREMGADLTYENPREEGGEPVADLRARFSPDMKGIEVPPDRAASMIDEYPILSVVAANAEGPTVMRGVKELRVKESDRIAAMADGLRAAGVKVEDGPDWWIVHGRGPGGVKGGAKVATHLDHRIAMSFLCAGFASREPITVDDAGPIATSFPIFEGLMRDLGARLERSNRA; encoded by the coding sequence ATGTCCTCCCACGGTGATCCCCAGCCCATGACCGCGCGCCGCGGCGGTGCCCTTAACGGTGTGGCAGAGGTGCCGGGCGACAAGTCGATCTCCCACCGCTCCCTGATCCTTGGCGCGATGGCCGTGGGCGAGACGCGGGTGACCGGCCTCTTGGAAGGCCAGGACGTGCTGGACACGGCCGCCGCCATGCGGGCCTTCGGGGCGGAGGTGACGCGGGAAGGTGACGGGACGTGGTCGATCCACGGCGTCGGCGTGGGTGGGTTCGCGGAGCCCGAGGATGTCATCGACTGCGGCAATTCCGGCACCGGCGTGCGCCTGTTGATGGGGGCCATGGCCACGACGCCGATCTCCGTGACATTCACCGGCGATGCGTCGCTCCGGTCCCGGCCCATGGCGCGGGTGACGGACCCGCTGTCCCTGTTCGGCACGCAATCCTACGGGCGCGCGCAGGGGCAATTGCCGATGACGCTCGTGGGGGCGGCCCATCCGCTTCCGGTGCGCTACACCACGCCCGTCCCCTCGGCGCAGGTGAAATCCGCCGTGCTCCTCGCGGGCCTGAATGCACCCGGTCAGACCGTGGTGATCGAGGCGGAGGCGACGCGAGATCATTCCGAACGGATGCTGGCGGGCTTCGGCGCGCAGATCACGACCGAGGTGACGGAGGAGGGCCGCGTCATCACCCTGACCGGCCAGCCTGAACTGAAGCCCCAGACCATCGCCGTGCCGCGCGACCCAAGCTCCGCCGCCTTCCCGGTCTGTGCGGCGCTGATCTGCGAAGGCTCGGACGTGGTGGTCCCCAATATTGGCCTCAACCCCACCCGCGCGGGCCTGTTCGAGACGCTGCGCGAAATGGGCGCGGATCTGACCTATGAGAACCCCAGGGAGGAAGGCGGCGAACCGGTCGCGGACCTGCGTGCGCGCTTCTCGCCCGACATGAAGGGGATCGAAGTGCCGCCCGACCGCGCGGCGAGCATGATCGACGAATACCCAATCCTGTCGGTGGTCGCGGCGAATGCCGAGGGGCCGACGGTGATGCGTGGCGTCAAGGAATTGCGGGTCAAGGAAAGCGACCGGATCGCCGCAATGGCCGATGGCCTGCGCGCGGCCGGGGTGAAGGTCGAGGATGGCCCCGATTGGTGGATCGTCCATGGGCGCGGCCCCGGCGGCGTGAAGGGCGGGGCCAAGGTCGCGACCCATCTCGACCATCGCATCGCGATGTCATTTCTATGCGCCGGGTTCGCGAGCCGCGAGCCGATCACCGTGGATGATGCGGGGCCCATCGCGACGTCGTTTCCGATTTTCGAAGGGCTGATGCGTGACCTCGGCGCACGGCTCGAGCGGTCCAACCGAGCTTAG
- a CDS encoding acyl-CoA desaturase, with product MNLIDTDRVFATPRTSATEGRIVWAPGKSLWTLTHMAGGLAAIVVFPSWGGVAAFLVLSALTLCAGHSVGMHRLLIHRSFNAPKGVERVLVWLGTLVGMAGPIGMIRAHDMRDWHQRQTVCPPHPSHGAGWLRDAWWQMHCEFRLTHPPRFVVEAEIADDPVYAWMERHWMAQQLIPAAILFAIGGIGLVLWGVSLRIAVSLIGHWAVGHAAHKGGHQGWEVRGLPVQGYNLRGLGFLTFGESFHGNHHAFPHSAQLGVEHGQVDPGFWFIKALEAVGLAWDVKRPDSEPAREGLARVRQSLHAESENLAHA from the coding sequence ATGAACCTGATCGACACTGACCGCGTCTTCGCCACGCCACGCACGTCCGCCACCGAAGGCCGCATCGTCTGGGCCCCGGGCAAATCGCTTTGGACGCTTACCCATATGGCCGGCGGCCTTGCCGCGATCGTCGTATTCCCCAGTTGGGGGGGCGTGGCGGCGTTTCTTGTCCTGTCGGCCCTCACGCTTTGCGCCGGGCATTCCGTGGGGATGCATCGCCTTTTGATCCACCGCAGCTTCAACGCGCCGAAGGGGGTGGAACGCGTTCTGGTCTGGCTCGGAACGCTGGTCGGCATGGCGGGGCCGATCGGCATGATCCGCGCCCATGACATGCGCGATTGGCACCAGCGGCAGACGGTATGCCCGCCCCATCCGTCCCATGGCGCGGGCTGGCTGAGGGATGCGTGGTGGCAAATGCATTGCGAATTCCGCCTGACCCACCCGCCCCGTTTCGTGGTGGAGGCGGAGATCGCTGACGATCCCGTCTACGCGTGGATGGAACGGCATTGGATGGCGCAACAACTGATCCCCGCGGCGATCCTGTTCGCCATCGGCGGCATCGGATTGGTTCTGTGGGGCGTGTCGCTCCGCATCGCGGTGTCGCTGATCGGCCATTGGGCCGTGGGCCATGCCGCCCACAAGGGCGGACATCAGGGGTGGGAGGTCAGGGGATTGCCGGTGCAGGGCTACAACCTGCGCGGCCTGGGGTTCCTGACCTTCGGCGAGAGCTTCCATGGCAACCACCATGCTTTTCCGCATTCCGCGCAACTTGGCGTCGAACATGGCCAGGTCGATCCGGGCTTCTGGTTCATCAAGGCACTGGAAGCCGTGGGGTTGGCTTGGGATGTGAAGCGGCCGGACTCCGAACCGGCTCGCGAAGGGCTGGCCCGGGTCCGCCAATCTTTGCATGCGGAAAGCGAGAACCTGGCCCATGCCTAA
- a CDS encoding acyl-CoA desaturase — protein MAEDMTLRATDRVTPMQGSSAVEGRVVWSSAKSLWFSAMALAGIIGVVAFPSWEAASVTFALMLLTLCLGHSVGMHRLLIHRSFETPRWLEYALVYLGTLVGMAGPIGMFRIHEIRDWQQQQRDCHSFAKHDVGFWRDAVWQMHCEMNLDHPPVLHIEGRITGDPFYRWLEATWRWQQLPLAALLFAMGGIGFVLWGVSLRIAVSLAGHWVTVHFAHTTGERPFVQDDIAIDGRNLPFWGVFTFGEAFHNNHHAFPRSARMGHHAGQIDPGWWVIRALSALGLAWNIRLPHGLQNPAFKGAIQ, from the coding sequence ATGGCTGAGGACATGACGCTACGCGCCACCGATCGTGTGACGCCGATGCAAGGCAGTTCCGCGGTTGAGGGGCGGGTCGTCTGGTCCTCCGCAAAATCGCTCTGGTTCAGCGCCATGGCGCTGGCGGGCATCATCGGCGTCGTGGCTTTCCCGTCGTGGGAGGCCGCCAGCGTTACCTTCGCCCTGATGCTCCTGACCCTCTGCCTCGGCCATTCCGTCGGGATGCACCGCCTACTGATCCATCGCAGTTTCGAGACACCCCGCTGGCTGGAATACGCGCTGGTCTACCTTGGAACCCTTGTCGGCATGGCGGGACCCATCGGCATGTTCCGCATCCACGAGATCCGCGACTGGCAGCAACAGCAGCGTGATTGCCATTCCTTCGCAAAGCACGATGTCGGGTTCTGGCGGGATGCGGTTTGGCAGATGCATTGCGAGATGAACCTCGACCATCCGCCGGTCCTTCATATCGAGGGCCGCATCACGGGCGATCCTTTCTACCGCTGGTTGGAGGCGACGTGGCGGTGGCAGCAATTGCCGCTGGCGGCGCTCCTTTTCGCCATGGGCGGTATCGGCTTCGTCCTGTGGGGCGTGAGTCTGCGCATCGCGGTGTCGCTGGCGGGCCATTGGGTCACGGTCCATTTCGCCCACACGACCGGAGAGCGCCCGTTCGTGCAGGACGACATCGCGATTGACGGGCGCAACCTGCCGTTCTGGGGCGTGTTCACCTTTGGCGAAGCCTTCCACAACAACCACCACGCGTTTCCGCGTTCCGCCCGGATGGGACATCACGCGGGCCAGATCGACCCCGGCTGGTGGGTGATCCGCGCCCTGTCGGCCCTCGGGCTCGCGTGGAACATCCGCTTACCGCACGGGCTGCAAAACCCCGCATTCAAAGGAGCCATCCAATGA
- a CDS encoding metalloregulator ArsR/SmtB family transcription factor, protein MSSPDKVFEALSSTTRRKILAYLRDRPLHAGAIADRFEMSKPAVSKHLSILESAGLIWRKREGQFILYGMEQDQLAGHLWSFMQEVCPPSRALRREVREEMEGPGPRAADADPDPSHS, encoded by the coding sequence ATGTCAAGCCCTGACAAAGTCTTTGAAGCCCTGTCTTCGACCACGCGCCGGAAAATCCTTGCATATCTGCGGGATAGGCCCCTGCATGCCGGTGCCATCGCCGACCGGTTCGAGATGTCGAAACCAGCGGTCAGCAAGCATTTGTCCATTCTCGAATCGGCCGGCCTGATCTGGCGCAAGCGGGAAGGGCAGTTCATTCTGTACGGGATGGAGCAGGATCAACTGGCCGGTCATCTGTGGTCGTTCATGCAGGAAGTCTGCCCGCCCTCCCGCGCGCTGCGCCGCGAGGTGCGCGAGGAGATGGAGGGGCCTGGGCCACGCGCGGCGGACGCGGACCCTGATCCGTCGCACTCGTGA
- a CDS encoding GFA family protein — MSYPHGSCLCGAITYAVAGPLRPVIACHCAQCRKTSGHHVAATSAPRDAVRITGAVTWFASSAKARRGFCATCGSNLFWDGSGTHLSIFAGTFDGDPGVRLAGHIFCADKGAYYDIADDLPKAARDDPSLTTQVSG; from the coding sequence ATGTCATATCCCCATGGGTCCTGCCTGTGCGGCGCAATCACCTACGCCGTCGCGGGCCCGCTGCGCCCCGTGATCGCGTGCCACTGCGCGCAATGCCGCAAGACCTCCGGCCATCACGTCGCCGCAACCTCCGCCCCGCGCGATGCCGTGCGGATCACGGGCGCGGTGACCTGGTTCGCCTCCTCCGCCAAGGCGCGGCGCGGGTTTTGCGCAACGTGCGGGTCGAACCTGTTCTGGGATGGATCCGGGACACATCTGTCGATCTTTGCCGGGACATTCGATGGTGATCCGGGCGTGCGGCTGGCGGGGCATATCTTCTGCGCCGACAAGGGCGCGTATTACGACATCGCGGATGATCTGCCGAAGGCGGCGCGGGATGATCCGAGCCTCACCACGCAGGTTTCGGGATGA